A portion of the Panthera tigris isolate Pti1 chromosome E1, P.tigris_Pti1_mat1.1, whole genome shotgun sequence genome contains these proteins:
- the LOC102952846 gene encoding CEP295 N-terminal-like protein isoform X1, which translates to MSQAGSSVVPAATACLWSTAGADAGLLVEVGSCESSLPRPVRPGEPRAGRSKLQCDGCLTTYKAPPGFQDSHLASAPFHLASFHLPVMCCWSRSVIWRHTQLFRHTSVASVHVGCIVCFYVSAVLGRSPSLPGSRAASLHPVGWRQGGLPGCGHASSTCPPAPLRVPSTPGWGPTGAAPGRTVALLVRGLSVATGTRSAQSVPGRRVRLLSSRVLGPWRLGPHHPPSEAVSAEAADMRRNTGRTAQPCSRPNHGAPLLRRKHRLPQARERGDLALQRGQERQQPQRLAEGPKSGSPSPRARGPERPCLAHLFGVAGGQAREHPPDLEGPAQRGAARLQGAGEKHRAERSHPEEPVRPQPQRTKRKAVGTEKRGATQATGLTRRPRRAPEKNKGKRVASTKTGGGRRPADPQVSRGVSTEKLSAAVEGPEGLEKREREGAWDGRRQPGEEARSPVQGLENNRLDQGPRGKAQDLEQLWPLGSPLRRGATSPVSLRWHGDRSRWQRELEFAFEELFDTNRKLKEHLILNLAPRPGADHNPGGEHGLSGMQGHGGETQRDQTTGGVETEMDPGRESMRPADVDARQTASRDSWRKFLSELENQKYHRLARLTFRNESKPSFPQAGGSVGEETRVPCSSSGQAPAGLDPLAGGPRRPAPRHLPDGAGCMALRPRRRAETGRGPGRQTGPQGLSWGAHPQTELEEPREQGRACVALLKSPSSRDPDEEGPYEGDATSPWPSGFADDDGHSQMIRDLQQQIEEQNKLHKQFLEDARKRLQEFQRM; encoded by the exons ATGTCACAGGCCGGCAGCTCTGTCGTTCCCGCGGCAACGGCCTGCCTTTGGTCAACGGCTGGGGCAGACGCCGGGCtgctggtggaggtggggagctgTGAGTCCAGCCTCCCTCGGCCAGTGCGCCCTGGAGAACCCCGTGCAGGCCGTTCAAAGCTCCAGTG TGATGGGTGTCTCACTACCTACAAGGCACCCCCAGGATTTCAAGACAGCCATTTAGCAAGTGCTCCTTTCCACCTGGCAAGTTTCCACCTCCCTGTAATGTGTTGTTGGTCTCGCTCAGTCATCTGGAGACACACACA GTTATTTCGACACACGTCTGTCGCCTCCGTGCACGTGGGTTGCATCGTCTGCTTTTACGTCTCTGCGGTGCTCGGACGTTCACCGAGCCTTCCTGGGAGCCGGGCTGCCTCCCTCCATCCCGTGGGGTGGCGGCAGGGTGGGCTCCCCGGGTGTGGGCACGCCTCTTCCACGTGCCCCCCAGCTCCTCTGCGCGTCCCCTCCACGCCCGGCTGGGGTCCGACCGGGGCAGCGCCGGGCCGGACCGTCGCCCTGCTTGTCCGAGGCCTCTCTGTCGCCACAG GGACTCGCTCTGCTCAGAGCGTTCCGGGCCGCCGCGTGCGTCTCCTGTCCTCGCGTGTCCTCGGCCCCTGGCGCCTTggcccccaccaccctccctccGAAGCCGTGTCCGCGGAGGCCGCCGACATGAGAAGAAACACAGGCAGAACCGCTCAGCCGTGTTCCAGACCCAACCACGGAGCCCCGCTTTTGAGGCGGAAGCACAGATTGCCCCAAGCCCGCGAGAGAGGAGACCTCGCTCTGCAGAGAGGACAAGAACGCCAGCAGCCCCAGCGCCTGGCCGAGGGGCCGAAGTCAGGGTCCCCGAGCCCACGAGCGCGAGGCCCGGAGAGGCCGTGTTTAGCGCATCTGTTCGGTGTCGCGGGAGGACAGGCCAGGGAGCACCCACCTGACTTGGAGGGGCCTGCCCAGCGAGGAGCGGCCCGGCTGCAGGGGGCCGGGGAGAAGCACAGAGCAGAGAGGAGTCACCCAGAGGAGCCGGTGAGACCGCAGCCCCAGCGCACCAAGAGGAAGGCGGTGGGCACGGAGAAGCGGGGGGCTACCCAAGCCACGGGCCTGACCCGTCGCCCCCGCCGCGCCCCAGAGAAGAATAAGGGGAAGCGAGTGGCTTCGACAAAGACCGGCGGTGGCCGCCGTCCCGCTGACCCGCAGGTGAGCAGAGGGGTGAGCACAGAAAAGCTGTCGGCTGCCGTGGAGGGACCGGAAGGtctggagaaaagggagagagaaggagcctgGGACGGCAGGAGGCAGCCGGGAGAGGAGGCGCGTTCGCCCGTCCAAGGCCTGGAAAACAACCGTCTGGATCAGGGTCCCCGGGGAAAAGCGCAAGACCTAGAGCAGCTGTGGCCGCTTGGCTCTCCCCTCAGAAGGGGAGCCACGTCACCGGTGTCCCTGCGCTGGCACGGTGACAGGAGCAGGTGGCAGAGGGAGCTGGAGTTTGCCTTCGAAGAGTTGTTTGACACCAACAGAAAGCTGAAGGAACACCTCATCTTGAACCTTGCACCCAGGCCCGGGGCGGATCACAACCCCGGCGGGGAGCACGGCCTCTCGGGGATGCAAGGCCACGGAGGCGAGACCCAAAGAGACCAGACGACGGGAGGTGTGGAGACGGAAATGGATCCTGGCAGGGAGTCCATGCGACCCGCGGATGTGGACGCCCGCCAGACGGCGTCCCGAGACAGTTGGAGAAAGTTCCTGAGCGAGCTCGAGAACCAGAAGTATCACAGGTTGGCCAGGCTCACGTTTAGGAATGAGAGTAAGCCGTCGTTTCCCCAGGCAGGAGGGTCTGTCGGTGAAGAGACCCGGGTCCCGTGCTCCAGCTCTGGGCAGGCACCGGCCGGGCTCGACCCGCTGGCCGGGGGCCCCCGTCGCCCTGCCCCACGACACCTGCCAGACGGAGCTGGCTGCATGGCATTGCGGCCCAGGCGGAGGGCGGAGACGGGGCGGGGGCCGGGTCGGCAGACGGGACCCCAGGGGCTGAGCTGGGGAGCCCACCCCCAGACTGAGCTGGAGGAGCCCAGAGAACAGGGAAGGGCGTGTGTGGCTCTGCTGAAGTCCCCCTCCTCCCGAGACCCGGACGAGGAAGGGCCGTATGAAGGCGACGCCACTTCCCCCTGGCCCTCTGGCTTCGCGGACGATGACGGGCACAGTCAGATGATCCGTGACCTTCAGCAGCAAATTGAAGAACAAAACAAGTTGCACAAGCAGTTTCTCGAAGACGCCAGGAAACGCTTGCAGGAGTTCCAGAGGATGTGA
- the LOC102952846 gene encoding CEP295 N-terminal-like protein isoform X2: MSQAGSSVVPAATACLWSTAGADAGLLVEAPPGFQDSHLASAPFHLASFHLPVMCCWSRSVIWRHTQLFRHTSVASVHVGCIVCFYVSAVLGRSPSLPGSRAASLHPVGWRQGGLPGCGHASSTCPPAPLRVPSTPGWGPTGAAPGRTVALLVRGLSVATGTRSAQSVPGRRVRLLSSRVLGPWRLGPHHPPSEAVSAEAADMRRNTGRTAQPCSRPNHGAPLLRRKHRLPQARERGDLALQRGQERQQPQRLAEGPKSGSPSPRARGPERPCLAHLFGVAGGQAREHPPDLEGPAQRGAARLQGAGEKHRAERSHPEEPVRPQPQRTKRKAVGTEKRGATQATGLTRRPRRAPEKNKGKRVASTKTGGGRRPADPQVSRGVSTEKLSAAVEGPEGLEKREREGAWDGRRQPGEEARSPVQGLENNRLDQGPRGKAQDLEQLWPLGSPLRRGATSPVSLRWHGDRSRWQRELEFAFEELFDTNRKLKEHLILNLAPRPGADHNPGGEHGLSGMQGHGGETQRDQTTGGVETEMDPGRESMRPADVDARQTASRDSWRKFLSELENQKYHRLARLTFRNESKPSFPQAGGSVGEETRVPCSSSGQAPAGLDPLAGGPRRPAPRHLPDGAGCMALRPRRRAETGRGPGRQTGPQGLSWGAHPQTELEEPREQGRACVALLKSPSSRDPDEEGPYEGDATSPWPSGFADDDGHSQMIRDLQQQIEEQNKLHKQFLEDARKRLQEFQRM; encoded by the exons ATGTCACAGGCCGGCAGCTCTGTCGTTCCCGCGGCAACGGCCTGCCTTTGGTCAACGGCTGGGGCAGACGCCGGGCtgctggtggag GCACCCCCAGGATTTCAAGACAGCCATTTAGCAAGTGCTCCTTTCCACCTGGCAAGTTTCCACCTCCCTGTAATGTGTTGTTGGTCTCGCTCAGTCATCTGGAGACACACACA GTTATTTCGACACACGTCTGTCGCCTCCGTGCACGTGGGTTGCATCGTCTGCTTTTACGTCTCTGCGGTGCTCGGACGTTCACCGAGCCTTCCTGGGAGCCGGGCTGCCTCCCTCCATCCCGTGGGGTGGCGGCAGGGTGGGCTCCCCGGGTGTGGGCACGCCTCTTCCACGTGCCCCCCAGCTCCTCTGCGCGTCCCCTCCACGCCCGGCTGGGGTCCGACCGGGGCAGCGCCGGGCCGGACCGTCGCCCTGCTTGTCCGAGGCCTCTCTGTCGCCACAG GGACTCGCTCTGCTCAGAGCGTTCCGGGCCGCCGCGTGCGTCTCCTGTCCTCGCGTGTCCTCGGCCCCTGGCGCCTTggcccccaccaccctccctccGAAGCCGTGTCCGCGGAGGCCGCCGACATGAGAAGAAACACAGGCAGAACCGCTCAGCCGTGTTCCAGACCCAACCACGGAGCCCCGCTTTTGAGGCGGAAGCACAGATTGCCCCAAGCCCGCGAGAGAGGAGACCTCGCTCTGCAGAGAGGACAAGAACGCCAGCAGCCCCAGCGCCTGGCCGAGGGGCCGAAGTCAGGGTCCCCGAGCCCACGAGCGCGAGGCCCGGAGAGGCCGTGTTTAGCGCATCTGTTCGGTGTCGCGGGAGGACAGGCCAGGGAGCACCCACCTGACTTGGAGGGGCCTGCCCAGCGAGGAGCGGCCCGGCTGCAGGGGGCCGGGGAGAAGCACAGAGCAGAGAGGAGTCACCCAGAGGAGCCGGTGAGACCGCAGCCCCAGCGCACCAAGAGGAAGGCGGTGGGCACGGAGAAGCGGGGGGCTACCCAAGCCACGGGCCTGACCCGTCGCCCCCGCCGCGCCCCAGAGAAGAATAAGGGGAAGCGAGTGGCTTCGACAAAGACCGGCGGTGGCCGCCGTCCCGCTGACCCGCAGGTGAGCAGAGGGGTGAGCACAGAAAAGCTGTCGGCTGCCGTGGAGGGACCGGAAGGtctggagaaaagggagagagaaggagcctgGGACGGCAGGAGGCAGCCGGGAGAGGAGGCGCGTTCGCCCGTCCAAGGCCTGGAAAACAACCGTCTGGATCAGGGTCCCCGGGGAAAAGCGCAAGACCTAGAGCAGCTGTGGCCGCTTGGCTCTCCCCTCAGAAGGGGAGCCACGTCACCGGTGTCCCTGCGCTGGCACGGTGACAGGAGCAGGTGGCAGAGGGAGCTGGAGTTTGCCTTCGAAGAGTTGTTTGACACCAACAGAAAGCTGAAGGAACACCTCATCTTGAACCTTGCACCCAGGCCCGGGGCGGATCACAACCCCGGCGGGGAGCACGGCCTCTCGGGGATGCAAGGCCACGGAGGCGAGACCCAAAGAGACCAGACGACGGGAGGTGTGGAGACGGAAATGGATCCTGGCAGGGAGTCCATGCGACCCGCGGATGTGGACGCCCGCCAGACGGCGTCCCGAGACAGTTGGAGAAAGTTCCTGAGCGAGCTCGAGAACCAGAAGTATCACAGGTTGGCCAGGCTCACGTTTAGGAATGAGAGTAAGCCGTCGTTTCCCCAGGCAGGAGGGTCTGTCGGTGAAGAGACCCGGGTCCCGTGCTCCAGCTCTGGGCAGGCACCGGCCGGGCTCGACCCGCTGGCCGGGGGCCCCCGTCGCCCTGCCCCACGACACCTGCCAGACGGAGCTGGCTGCATGGCATTGCGGCCCAGGCGGAGGGCGGAGACGGGGCGGGGGCCGGGTCGGCAGACGGGACCCCAGGGGCTGAGCTGGGGAGCCCACCCCCAGACTGAGCTGGAGGAGCCCAGAGAACAGGGAAGGGCGTGTGTGGCTCTGCTGAAGTCCCCCTCCTCCCGAGACCCGGACGAGGAAGGGCCGTATGAAGGCGACGCCACTTCCCCCTGGCCCTCTGGCTTCGCGGACGATGACGGGCACAGTCAGATGATCCGTGACCTTCAGCAGCAAATTGAAGAACAAAACAAGTTGCACAAGCAGTTTCTCGAAGACGCCAGGAAACGCTTGCAGGAGTTCCAGAGGATGTGA
- the LOC102952846 gene encoding CEP295 N-terminal-like protein isoform X4, which yields MRRNTGRTAQPCSRPNHGAPLLRRKHRLPQARERGDLALQRGQERQQPQRLAEGPKSGSPSPRARGPERPCLAHLFGVAGGQAREHPPDLEGPAQRGAARLQGAGEKHRAERSHPEEPVRPQPQRTKRKAVGTEKRGATQATGLTRRPRRAPEKNKGKRVASTKTGGGRRPADPQVSRGVSTEKLSAAVEGPEGLEKREREGAWDGRRQPGEEARSPVQGLENNRLDQGPRGKAQDLEQLWPLGSPLRRGATSPVSLRWHGDRSRWQRELEFAFEELFDTNRKLKEHLILNLAPRPGADHNPGGEHGLSGMQGHGGETQRDQTTGGVETEMDPGRESMRPADVDARQTASRDSWRKFLSELENQKYHRLARLTFRNESKPSFPQAGGSVGEETRVPCSSSGQAPAGLDPLAGGPRRPAPRHLPDGAGCMALRPRRRAETGRGPGRQTGPQGLSWGAHPQTELEEPREQGRACVALLKSPSSRDPDEEGPYEGDATSPWPSGFADDDGHSQMIRDLQQQIEEQNKLHKQFLEDARKRLQEFQRM from the coding sequence ATGAGAAGAAACACAGGCAGAACCGCTCAGCCGTGTTCCAGACCCAACCACGGAGCCCCGCTTTTGAGGCGGAAGCACAGATTGCCCCAAGCCCGCGAGAGAGGAGACCTCGCTCTGCAGAGAGGACAAGAACGCCAGCAGCCCCAGCGCCTGGCCGAGGGGCCGAAGTCAGGGTCCCCGAGCCCACGAGCGCGAGGCCCGGAGAGGCCGTGTTTAGCGCATCTGTTCGGTGTCGCGGGAGGACAGGCCAGGGAGCACCCACCTGACTTGGAGGGGCCTGCCCAGCGAGGAGCGGCCCGGCTGCAGGGGGCCGGGGAGAAGCACAGAGCAGAGAGGAGTCACCCAGAGGAGCCGGTGAGACCGCAGCCCCAGCGCACCAAGAGGAAGGCGGTGGGCACGGAGAAGCGGGGGGCTACCCAAGCCACGGGCCTGACCCGTCGCCCCCGCCGCGCCCCAGAGAAGAATAAGGGGAAGCGAGTGGCTTCGACAAAGACCGGCGGTGGCCGCCGTCCCGCTGACCCGCAGGTGAGCAGAGGGGTGAGCACAGAAAAGCTGTCGGCTGCCGTGGAGGGACCGGAAGGtctggagaaaagggagagagaaggagcctgGGACGGCAGGAGGCAGCCGGGAGAGGAGGCGCGTTCGCCCGTCCAAGGCCTGGAAAACAACCGTCTGGATCAGGGTCCCCGGGGAAAAGCGCAAGACCTAGAGCAGCTGTGGCCGCTTGGCTCTCCCCTCAGAAGGGGAGCCACGTCACCGGTGTCCCTGCGCTGGCACGGTGACAGGAGCAGGTGGCAGAGGGAGCTGGAGTTTGCCTTCGAAGAGTTGTTTGACACCAACAGAAAGCTGAAGGAACACCTCATCTTGAACCTTGCACCCAGGCCCGGGGCGGATCACAACCCCGGCGGGGAGCACGGCCTCTCGGGGATGCAAGGCCACGGAGGCGAGACCCAAAGAGACCAGACGACGGGAGGTGTGGAGACGGAAATGGATCCTGGCAGGGAGTCCATGCGACCCGCGGATGTGGACGCCCGCCAGACGGCGTCCCGAGACAGTTGGAGAAAGTTCCTGAGCGAGCTCGAGAACCAGAAGTATCACAGGTTGGCCAGGCTCACGTTTAGGAATGAGAGTAAGCCGTCGTTTCCCCAGGCAGGAGGGTCTGTCGGTGAAGAGACCCGGGTCCCGTGCTCCAGCTCTGGGCAGGCACCGGCCGGGCTCGACCCGCTGGCCGGGGGCCCCCGTCGCCCTGCCCCACGACACCTGCCAGACGGAGCTGGCTGCATGGCATTGCGGCCCAGGCGGAGGGCGGAGACGGGGCGGGGGCCGGGTCGGCAGACGGGACCCCAGGGGCTGAGCTGGGGAGCCCACCCCCAGACTGAGCTGGAGGAGCCCAGAGAACAGGGAAGGGCGTGTGTGGCTCTGCTGAAGTCCCCCTCCTCCCGAGACCCGGACGAGGAAGGGCCGTATGAAGGCGACGCCACTTCCCCCTGGCCCTCTGGCTTCGCGGACGATGACGGGCACAGTCAGATGATCCGTGACCTTCAGCAGCAAATTGAAGAACAAAACAAGTTGCACAAGCAGTTTCTCGAAGACGCCAGGAAACGCTTGCAGGAGTTCCAGAGGATGTGA
- the LOC102952846 gene encoding CEP295 N-terminal-like protein isoform X3, which produces MCCWSRSVIWRHTQLFRHTSVASVHVGCIVCFYVSAVLGRSPSLPGSRAASLHPVGWRQGGLPGCGHASSTCPPAPLRVPSTPGWGPTGAAPGRTVALLVRGLSVATGTRSAQSVPGRRVRLLSSRVLGPWRLGPHHPPSEAVSAEAADMRRNTGRTAQPCSRPNHGAPLLRRKHRLPQARERGDLALQRGQERQQPQRLAEGPKSGSPSPRARGPERPCLAHLFGVAGGQAREHPPDLEGPAQRGAARLQGAGEKHRAERSHPEEPVRPQPQRTKRKAVGTEKRGATQATGLTRRPRRAPEKNKGKRVASTKTGGGRRPADPQVSRGVSTEKLSAAVEGPEGLEKREREGAWDGRRQPGEEARSPVQGLENNRLDQGPRGKAQDLEQLWPLGSPLRRGATSPVSLRWHGDRSRWQRELEFAFEELFDTNRKLKEHLILNLAPRPGADHNPGGEHGLSGMQGHGGETQRDQTTGGVETEMDPGRESMRPADVDARQTASRDSWRKFLSELENQKYHRLARLTFRNESKPSFPQAGGSVGEETRVPCSSSGQAPAGLDPLAGGPRRPAPRHLPDGAGCMALRPRRRAETGRGPGRQTGPQGLSWGAHPQTELEEPREQGRACVALLKSPSSRDPDEEGPYEGDATSPWPSGFADDDGHSQMIRDLQQQIEEQNKLHKQFLEDARKRLQEFQRM; this is translated from the exons ATGTGTTGTTGGTCTCGCTCAGTCATCTGGAGACACACACA GTTATTTCGACACACGTCTGTCGCCTCCGTGCACGTGGGTTGCATCGTCTGCTTTTACGTCTCTGCGGTGCTCGGACGTTCACCGAGCCTTCCTGGGAGCCGGGCTGCCTCCCTCCATCCCGTGGGGTGGCGGCAGGGTGGGCTCCCCGGGTGTGGGCACGCCTCTTCCACGTGCCCCCCAGCTCCTCTGCGCGTCCCCTCCACGCCCGGCTGGGGTCCGACCGGGGCAGCGCCGGGCCGGACCGTCGCCCTGCTTGTCCGAGGCCTCTCTGTCGCCACAG GGACTCGCTCTGCTCAGAGCGTTCCGGGCCGCCGCGTGCGTCTCCTGTCCTCGCGTGTCCTCGGCCCCTGGCGCCTTggcccccaccaccctccctccGAAGCCGTGTCCGCGGAGGCCGCCGACATGAGAAGAAACACAGGCAGAACCGCTCAGCCGTGTTCCAGACCCAACCACGGAGCCCCGCTTTTGAGGCGGAAGCACAGATTGCCCCAAGCCCGCGAGAGAGGAGACCTCGCTCTGCAGAGAGGACAAGAACGCCAGCAGCCCCAGCGCCTGGCCGAGGGGCCGAAGTCAGGGTCCCCGAGCCCACGAGCGCGAGGCCCGGAGAGGCCGTGTTTAGCGCATCTGTTCGGTGTCGCGGGAGGACAGGCCAGGGAGCACCCACCTGACTTGGAGGGGCCTGCCCAGCGAGGAGCGGCCCGGCTGCAGGGGGCCGGGGAGAAGCACAGAGCAGAGAGGAGTCACCCAGAGGAGCCGGTGAGACCGCAGCCCCAGCGCACCAAGAGGAAGGCGGTGGGCACGGAGAAGCGGGGGGCTACCCAAGCCACGGGCCTGACCCGTCGCCCCCGCCGCGCCCCAGAGAAGAATAAGGGGAAGCGAGTGGCTTCGACAAAGACCGGCGGTGGCCGCCGTCCCGCTGACCCGCAGGTGAGCAGAGGGGTGAGCACAGAAAAGCTGTCGGCTGCCGTGGAGGGACCGGAAGGtctggagaaaagggagagagaaggagcctgGGACGGCAGGAGGCAGCCGGGAGAGGAGGCGCGTTCGCCCGTCCAAGGCCTGGAAAACAACCGTCTGGATCAGGGTCCCCGGGGAAAAGCGCAAGACCTAGAGCAGCTGTGGCCGCTTGGCTCTCCCCTCAGAAGGGGAGCCACGTCACCGGTGTCCCTGCGCTGGCACGGTGACAGGAGCAGGTGGCAGAGGGAGCTGGAGTTTGCCTTCGAAGAGTTGTTTGACACCAACAGAAAGCTGAAGGAACACCTCATCTTGAACCTTGCACCCAGGCCCGGGGCGGATCACAACCCCGGCGGGGAGCACGGCCTCTCGGGGATGCAAGGCCACGGAGGCGAGACCCAAAGAGACCAGACGACGGGAGGTGTGGAGACGGAAATGGATCCTGGCAGGGAGTCCATGCGACCCGCGGATGTGGACGCCCGCCAGACGGCGTCCCGAGACAGTTGGAGAAAGTTCCTGAGCGAGCTCGAGAACCAGAAGTATCACAGGTTGGCCAGGCTCACGTTTAGGAATGAGAGTAAGCCGTCGTTTCCCCAGGCAGGAGGGTCTGTCGGTGAAGAGACCCGGGTCCCGTGCTCCAGCTCTGGGCAGGCACCGGCCGGGCTCGACCCGCTGGCCGGGGGCCCCCGTCGCCCTGCCCCACGACACCTGCCAGACGGAGCTGGCTGCATGGCATTGCGGCCCAGGCGGAGGGCGGAGACGGGGCGGGGGCCGGGTCGGCAGACGGGACCCCAGGGGCTGAGCTGGGGAGCCCACCCCCAGACTGAGCTGGAGGAGCCCAGAGAACAGGGAAGGGCGTGTGTGGCTCTGCTGAAGTCCCCCTCCTCCCGAGACCCGGACGAGGAAGGGCCGTATGAAGGCGACGCCACTTCCCCCTGGCCCTCTGGCTTCGCGGACGATGACGGGCACAGTCAGATGATCCGTGACCTTCAGCAGCAAATTGAAGAACAAAACAAGTTGCACAAGCAGTTTCTCGAAGACGCCAGGAAACGCTTGCAGGAGTTCCAGAGGATGTGA